A single region of the Enterobacter cloacae complex sp. R_G8 genome encodes:
- the tar gene encoding methyl-accepting chemotaxis protein II: protein MLNRIRVVTMLMMVLVIFALLQLISGGLFFSSLKQNQDSFAASNDLRLQQSELTSTWDLMLQTRINLSRSSARMMMDPNNQQSSAKTDLLKNARATLADAAKHYDTFKKITPQPAMEQVSQNIDEKYNAYYAGLTELIQFLESGNMDAYFAQPTQGMQNALGAALGEYAKASADLYHSAFTESQNDYRFAKWQMAVMALALVIVLIAVWYGIRHSLLNPLGRVIAHIREIAGGDLTKTLTVSGRNEITELANSVDHMQRSLIDTVANVRSGTDAIYTGTSEIAMGNNDLSSRTEQQASALEETAASMEQLTATVKQNADNARQASQLAESASETAQRGGRVVDGVVKTMHEIADSSKKIADIISVIDGIAFQTNILALNAAVEAARAGEQGRGFAVVAGEVRNLASRSANAAKEIKALIEDSVSRVDTGSVLVESAGETMNDIVNAVTRVTDIMGEIASASDEQSRGIDQVALAVSEMDRVTQQNAALVQESAAAAAALEDQASRLKMAVSAFRLASHAGNTVTPQATYRAPAAEPAVTRTRTATTGQDENWETF from the coding sequence ATGTTGAACCGTATCCGCGTTGTCACAATGCTCATGATGGTGCTGGTCATTTTCGCACTACTTCAGCTTATCTCCGGTGGGCTTTTTTTCTCGTCGTTAAAGCAGAATCAGGACAGTTTCGCCGCCTCAAACGACCTGCGCCTGCAGCAGAGTGAACTCACCTCAACGTGGGATCTGATGCTGCAAACGCGTATCAACCTGAGCCGCTCCTCCGCACGCATGATGATGGATCCCAACAATCAGCAGAGCAGTGCGAAAACCGATCTGCTGAAAAATGCCCGCGCAACCCTTGCGGATGCCGCAAAGCATTACGATACCTTCAAGAAGATCACCCCGCAGCCTGCCATGGAGCAGGTGAGCCAGAATATCGATGAAAAATACAACGCCTACTATGCCGGTCTGACGGAGCTTATCCAGTTCCTGGAAAGCGGCAACATGGACGCCTATTTCGCCCAGCCGACCCAGGGGATGCAAAACGCGCTCGGCGCGGCGCTGGGTGAATACGCCAAAGCCAGCGCAGATCTCTACCACTCGGCCTTTACGGAAAGCCAGAATGACTACCGCTTTGCCAAATGGCAGATGGCGGTGATGGCGCTGGCGCTGGTGATCGTGCTGATCGCGGTTTGGTACGGCATTCGCCATAGCCTGTTGAACCCACTGGGCCGCGTCATTGCCCATATCCGCGAGATTGCCGGCGGCGATCTGACCAAAACGCTCACCGTCTCCGGGCGTAACGAAATCACCGAACTGGCCAACAGCGTAGACCACATGCAGCGTTCGCTTATCGATACCGTTGCCAACGTGCGTAGCGGCACGGATGCCATCTACACCGGCACCAGCGAAATTGCGATGGGCAATAACGATCTCTCTTCCCGTACCGAACAACAGGCCTCCGCGCTGGAAGAGACCGCGGCCAGCATGGAACAACTCACCGCCACCGTGAAGCAGAACGCGGATAACGCGCGTCAGGCTTCTCAGCTGGCAGAGAGCGCGTCCGAGACGGCGCAGCGCGGCGGTCGGGTGGTGGATGGGGTGGTGAAAACCATGCACGAAATCGCCGACAGCTCGAAGAAAATCGCTGACATCATCAGCGTCATCGACGGCATTGCCTTCCAGACCAACATCCTGGCGCTGAACGCCGCCGTTGAGGCCGCGCGTGCGGGTGAGCAGGGGCGTGGGTTTGCGGTGGTGGCCGGCGAAGTGCGTAACCTCGCCAGCCGCAGCGCTAACGCGGCGAAAGAGATTAAGGCCCTGATTGAAGACTCCGTTTCCCGTGTGGATACCGGCTCCGTGCTGGTGGAAAGCGCAGGGGAGACCATGAATGACATCGTGAATGCCGTTACCCGCGTAACGGACATCATGGGTGAAATCGCCTCTGCCTCTGATGAGCAGAGTCGTGGTATTGACCAGGTTGCCCTGGCGGTATCGGAAATGGATCGCGTGACACAACAAAACGCCGCCCTGGTGCAGGAGTCCGCCGCGGCGGCCGCTGCGCTGGAAGACCAGGCGAGCCGTCTGAAGATGGCCGTCTCGGCGTTTCGTCTCGCTTCACACGCTGGAAATACGGTCACCCCGCAAGCCACGTATCGTGCGCCAGCCGCTGAGCCGGCGGTCACGCGTACCCGCACTGCGACGACCGGACAAGATGAAAACTGGGAAACATTTTGA
- a CDS encoding fimbria/pilus outer membrane usher protein, giving the protein MAVDARQLKPAMMILLCVTTSTWAEPGDDSLPPPPEARAVNDEAVFQLALVLNHYDTGLVVPVTQRKGAYFISSADLLRAGLPPEHVPTGEVDLASLSQVRVAYDSAGQRLLLTVPRDWVASRVTSFGGQTAQSKPHFGRGALLNYDLYTNHTEHVGGQASLWHEFRYFNEGGSLSSTGYVRKNFAGDNGQQAGYVRYDTTLLITNEDDATTWTAGDVISDALSWSTSVRMGGISYGRDFSLRPDLVTWPLPEFSGEAAVPTSVDLFINGYRSGSTQLQPGPFTLTNLPYINGAGDAVLITTDALGRQVSTTLPFYVTSELLKQGLSDGAVTLGSLRRNYGIDNFDYGPAAGSGSYRYGVTDWLTLEGHAEGAETLALGGAGTVVKLGRFGVVNTAYTQSRMRGDEGGQIAWGYQYSTSEFSLATQHTRRDRGFGNLALYDQPTVYDENDRPIASFSRNTDQYSLTFNLGQYGNIGAAWIGVESFDSQKTELLNLSWSRNLWGASSLYLAASRDQQRGDWTVALSLQVPFGERDSAAVTFENTPEAGSTQRINYNHSMPSDGGLSWNMAWAHQSRANNYQQGTLGWRNNNIELQGGAYGEKDMMTWWSEALGSIVLMDGELFAANKINDAFVVISTDGHPDVPVSYENQPVGKTNRNGYLLVSGVSAYYPASYRIDTLNLPADTRLKETERRIAIRRHSGYLVDFPMEQERVASVILQDAQGQAIPVGSQVRRASRSNAVVGYDGIAWLENLSDVNSLEVITPTGKRCQATLTVGANPEHRLQTYGPLVCREAR; this is encoded by the coding sequence CCAGTGCCGACCTGTTGCGCGCCGGGCTGCCGCCGGAGCATGTCCCGACAGGCGAGGTGGATCTCGCGTCACTTTCACAGGTTCGTGTGGCGTATGACAGCGCCGGACAGCGTCTGCTCCTGACCGTTCCTCGCGACTGGGTAGCCTCCCGGGTGACCTCCTTTGGCGGGCAAACCGCGCAAAGTAAACCTCACTTTGGACGTGGGGCGCTGCTGAATTACGATCTGTATACCAACCACACGGAACATGTTGGCGGTCAGGCCTCACTCTGGCATGAGTTCCGCTACTTCAATGAGGGCGGTTCGCTCTCTTCAACCGGTTATGTGCGGAAAAATTTCGCGGGCGATAATGGCCAGCAGGCGGGTTACGTTCGCTATGACACCACCCTGCTAATCACTAACGAAGACGACGCCACCACCTGGACAGCCGGGGATGTGATCAGCGATGCCCTGAGCTGGAGCACCAGCGTGCGCATGGGCGGGATCAGCTACGGGCGCGATTTCTCCCTGCGCCCGGATCTGGTGACCTGGCCACTGCCGGAATTCTCCGGAGAAGCCGCGGTTCCCACCTCGGTCGATCTCTTTATTAATGGCTATCGGTCTGGCTCCACGCAGCTTCAGCCGGGCCCCTTCACCTTAACGAATCTGCCCTATATCAACGGGGCCGGCGATGCGGTACTGATCACCACCGATGCGCTGGGACGCCAGGTGAGCACCACGCTGCCCTTTTATGTCACCAGCGAACTCCTCAAACAAGGGCTGAGTGATGGGGCGGTCACGCTGGGTAGCCTGCGGCGTAATTACGGGATTGATAACTTCGACTACGGTCCGGCGGCGGGCAGTGGTTCGTATCGCTACGGGGTAACGGACTGGCTGACCCTGGAGGGACACGCAGAGGGTGCAGAGACGCTGGCGCTGGGCGGGGCGGGGACGGTGGTGAAGCTGGGGCGCTTTGGCGTTGTGAATACCGCGTATACCCAAAGCCGCATGCGCGGTGATGAGGGCGGGCAGATCGCCTGGGGCTATCAGTACAGCACCAGCGAATTTAGTCTGGCGACCCAACATACACGACGCGATCGCGGCTTTGGCAACCTGGCCCTCTATGACCAGCCGACGGTGTATGACGAAAACGACAGGCCAATCGCCAGCTTCAGCCGCAATACCGATCAATATTCCCTGACCTTTAATCTTGGGCAGTACGGCAACATCGGGGCCGCCTGGATCGGTGTGGAGAGTTTTGACAGCCAGAAAACGGAACTGCTTAACCTCTCCTGGAGCCGCAACCTGTGGGGCGCGAGCAGTCTCTATCTTGCCGCAAGCCGTGATCAGCAGCGGGGGGACTGGACGGTTGCACTCTCGTTACAGGTCCCCTTTGGGGAACGGGACAGCGCCGCGGTCACCTTCGAAAACACGCCGGAGGCAGGCAGCACGCAACGTATCAACTACAACCACTCCATGCCTTCCGATGGCGGTTTGAGCTGGAACATGGCATGGGCACATCAGTCACGGGCGAATAATTATCAGCAGGGAACGTTGGGCTGGCGTAATAACAATATCGAACTGCAGGGCGGGGCCTACGGGGAAAAGGACATGATGACCTGGTGGAGCGAGGCGCTGGGCTCCATTGTGCTGATGGACGGGGAACTGTTCGCGGCGAATAAAATCAACGACGCCTTTGTAGTGATCAGCACCGATGGTCACCCGGATGTGCCCGTCAGCTACGAGAACCAGCCGGTCGGTAAAACGAATCGCAACGGCTACCTGCTGGTGAGCGGTGTATCAGCCTATTACCCGGCCAGTTACCGCATTGACACCCTGAATCTGCCTGCCGATACGCGTCTGAAAGAGACCGAGCGCCGGATCGCGATCCGCCGCCACAGTGGCTATCTGGTGGACTTCCCGATGGAGCAGGAGCGGGTGGCCAGCGTCATACTGCAGGATGCGCAGGGGCAGGCTATTCCGGTGGGCAGCCAGGTCAGACGCGCCTCGCGCAGCAACGCAGTGGTGGGGTATGACGGGATTGCGTGGCTGGAAAATCTCAGCGACGTCAATTCGCTGGAGGTGATCACCCCGACGGGGAAACGGTGCCAGGCGACGCTGACCGTTGGCGCGAACCCGGAACACAGGCTGCAAACCTACGGGCCGCTGGTATGTCGGGAGGCACGGTGA
- a CDS encoding spore coat U domain-containing protein, whose product MTRFLLVILLLFSGASGAACTVSTVNASFGSVTSFALSGTGEVETTGTLVVACDTVLNLLTNDSVALTYTSASIFANSRATLKRTDNAAITDVIPARLCAASGCGGSSEVQIGNAYTWSGNTLLGLLGSKRYNIPLYFRTVPGQNVSAGPYQVLLTFSINYNVCAVGAAGLCLTPQTGTATTTILLNMTVTNDCSTMSTPDVNFNSAPLVQSFPTVSQAIAVTCTKGSTYTIGINNGANALNNVRSMVSGSNYMSYDIYKEATTNRWGSSGTERWTSATSSQISTDGLLRTYNYTAKVLTTQATPPAGTYTDTLIVDVAF is encoded by the coding sequence GTGACGCGTTTTCTGCTGGTGATTTTGCTGCTCTTCTCCGGTGCCAGCGGCGCGGCCTGCACCGTCAGTACGGTGAATGCGTCGTTTGGCAGCGTGACCTCGTTCGCGCTGAGCGGAACCGGGGAAGTGGAAACCACCGGCACGCTGGTGGTTGCCTGCGATACGGTCCTCAACCTGCTTACCAACGACTCGGTGGCGCTGACTTACACCTCGGCATCGATCTTCGCCAACAGCCGCGCCACCCTGAAGCGCACGGACAATGCGGCTATTACCGATGTCATACCCGCGCGCCTGTGCGCGGCCTCCGGCTGTGGCGGTAGCAGCGAAGTGCAGATCGGTAATGCCTATACCTGGAGCGGGAACACGCTGCTCGGGCTGCTGGGGTCGAAGCGCTACAACATTCCGCTCTATTTCCGCACGGTGCCGGGGCAGAATGTCTCGGCCGGGCCGTATCAGGTGCTGCTGACATTCAGCATTAATTACAACGTTTGTGCCGTTGGCGCTGCCGGACTTTGCCTGACACCGCAAACCGGCACGGCCACCACCACGATCCTTCTCAACATGACCGTCACTAACGATTGCAGCACCATGAGCACCCCGGACGTGAATTTCAACAGCGCACCGCTGGTACAAAGTTTTCCCACCGTCTCGCAGGCGATTGCCGTCACCTGCACCAAAGGCAGTACCTATACCATAGGGATTAACAATGGTGCCAACGCGCTTAACAACGTTCGTAGCATGGTGAGCGGCAGTAATTACATGAGTTACGACATCTATAAAGAAGCCACCACCAACCGCTGGGGCAGCAGCGGCACCGAGCGCTGGACCAGCGCGACGTCGTCGCAGATCAGTACCGACGGTTTACTGCGTACCTACAACTACACCGCCAAAGTCCTGACCACACAAGCCACACCCCCCGCCGGAACCTACACCGACACGCTGATCGTAGACGTGGCGTTTTAA